The Ptychodera flava strain L36383 chromosome 7, AS_Pfla_20210202, whole genome shotgun sequence DNA window GACTCCAGCCCTTAGCAGCTCACGTGAGTTGACTTTCTATTGTACAATTAACGAAATTGAACAGGAACTTCGGGGCCGTGTTTCCATTTCCTGTAAGAATATTTTGCGTACTTCGTTTAATCCTTGATACAGAAAACTGGCAGCTGGGaatattcatattaaaatgtaacTACAACAACGTATTTGTCAGTGCTACGTAGTTACGGAGTTCACCTCGTTTTTAATCCAGAAAGGTGTGAAATTTCCAGGGGGGTCTAGAAAATTATCCAGAAACGGTACTACTATACGACTCATCTTGTTTGGTAAGATCACTTTAGCCTGACTAACAATCCGTGGaagatgttttcagaatttgTATCGGTTTCGACGATGAACATGGCAGAATGTAAAATTAAATAAGGCCGCGTTTTGCTTCTTCACGTGAGAACGTTATTTCGCTGAGTATATCAAAAGGATTCGACACGTAGTTATTCGTGCAGGCAACGAGTTTGGATAACTGCTTGCTGAACACTGATGATTATCTTTAATTTTGGTCAATAAAGAGAAGACTGTAACCAAAGCTCATTGTTTTGTGTTTCAGTTTCGAGAGGAAATATACCAGCAGATAACCACAgcgtaacaaacaaacaaacaaagctttTCTTCTTCGCAAACAAGATAGGCGTGTgcatgaatttaattttttattcttatttctgcctcttttgaataataatagtaaaattttcaaccttATGTTCATATTTATTCACTGGTGTCCATTCTCCTTCTGTTAAGGTCACACGCTTCTCATCACTGCCCTCTCTGTAAAATGAGTGGCGATCAATAATGATTTCAAACGTGAATTTCACAGTCGCTTCGATTTGGATGGTTATCAATAAATGCTAACTATGCGCTGTAATGTGTAATCAAGGTAATTACTAAAACGCGGCCGACTTAATTACGACGTGAATGCAGAGGCAAATACAAGTTGGCCCCTTTCCACTCACAGTTAATCATTTCTTCGAATATTACGTAACATCATTGTCTAGTATTCGTAACACTTGTCTGTGATGCGTTCATGCAAGAATCATTTTCTCTTTCTATTGTTACAAAATCGTGTAAGAAATTTTATGGCAGACTCTCTTGTCAAGATTTTCGATGACCATTTGTCAAAAGTATCACCAAACAATCATCTGCCCCTTGAGAGACATGTCACCTTGCTGCTGACGTTCGATGATAAGCATGTCGATTATGCAAATAGTAGTTTCCTAGAGCATCACAGGAAGGCAATGCTGACATTCGTGTAagtgacagacagacacacatttcGGAAAAAACTTCAACTCAAGGATGTAAAATAAGACAGAATCAACCACAAGACAACACTTGGGTACTGCGTCATTCATTTAGATTAATATCTCCTTTATTGACTAATATCCTACacgtacaaaatatatatatcatacaatGACTGGTCGAAACAATACTGCAGTCATCCGTGTTTTTTTTGGATCTCGAATTTCTAGTTCTTTgtcaaaaacgaaaaaataaaTGTCCTTATCGGGATATCAAATTTCCAGTTCTTTttcaagaaagagaaaaatactATGCTAACTACATGTACCCCATCATAGCAGACCGTTTCAATTTAATCGATATGAGATAAAAGTGACACATACGAGAAAAACGATTGTGtcgaaaaataaattgttcagttttatgaaaattacaGTTTATTACATCAATCTTGTCTCTTGGTTAACACACTGGTCCTCTCTCGTTTTGTAAAAACACCTACAAAGATACTGTCTTTCGCTTATAAAACGTCAATTTAACCTTTCAGCGGTGCATTCCATATAAAATATCGTGTTCAAATTGTCACGTTATCGTGGCACAAAGGCCGCGTTCGAGTGCTGATCAAAAATTATCAACGGTGTTGCATTTCAGAGAAGTGTGaccgaaaaaaataaaaaaaaatatcggTGACCTTGACAATTTCTTTGCCTTCCCTGGCGACCTGAATTTCCTTCATcgaatattattacatataagAGCGGGTTTCATATAATTTAGCTCTACACTTATtcagaaacatgaaataatGTTATCCATTAAATATGTGTAATGTAATTGACTGTAAACAGGTAAATGAGAATAAAGAGAAGCCATTTGTGTACAcaaagttacatgtacatatcagaACAAAGGAGTTTGACGACACAAAGTCTGACGTGATAGATTAAAACGATCGAGCAAGCTAGAAaacatatattaaaatatctaAATGATAAACCATTTAATCAAGATTTTTTCAGTCTACTAGCGATAATTTATTTCCCAAATTCAAAGAAAcataattggaaaaaaatacgcCGTAATTTCTGAATGAGTGTTCTTGATTTTTATACTTCATTTTTACATGTTCCAACTTGAATACTTTAAATTCGAAGGGTTTGGCGAATGCAGTATATCCACATAAATGTCTTTGCTGTTGTTAAAACAGGTACACACAGGATAAAACTCGATGTCTCAAAAAACATCGCTTACAATCCTTCGTATGATGTGAGAAGTTTTTTTTCTGCCGTTCGTCAACACAATAAAGCTACCAATTGCAATCAgatacaaagaaaacaatttaCATAAAGACGCTTGTTGACTTGTTTATATAAAATTGACATCAATATCACCAaaggcatgcataattagttaATACCATGGCGCTAATACTTCTTTATATTAAGCTTGTTTTTTTCACGTCGTCTCCTACGATGAACAAAATCCTGGGTGACTTCTTCAGCCTTAGTGTTTTAGTTGTTCTTGTTTTCAAAGAACATGAAATCCTGTAAAAATAGAATTTGGACGTTGTTGATTAAGTAGGTACAGCATCTTAATTGTGTATTCTTTTATTAAAATGATCCACATTGCACTTCCGATGTGGTCCAGGACCACCCACTCACGTTTTAACACAAAGTAATTAGATTAGTTGCACCAATCCCGAAAAACAAATGGAAATTTGGGACATACATCCTACATTGTAAACAATGGATGTCTTTTTTCTACTTACTATCAAGAAGCAGGCGGCTAGCAGCGTGGCCTTGACCTTGACGTCCAAGTCAATTGGAACTGAAAGGCAAAAAacgaaaaacgataaaaatttgcaaaaatcaatttaaattttaaaaattcatgaaacacGAGAATAAAGACTGGTTTTTTTGCTTGTAAAATCCACAGGCTTCAAAACATGGCCTATATAAGCTATCCGAGGCGAGACCGTACGTTTAGCATATATTGGCACTGTAAGCTAGCTCGGTGATACCGTagaggtaaaaaaaatattgttttcacctCAATGGGGATACTAAAGCTAGCCTATAGTGCCAATGCACGTTAAGCGTTATCTTGGCGATGTTTCGCGAACCTGTAGTAAAATCGGATGTGTAAACATACCCCTTCGACTATCAACCGTTCGCTCACGTCGTCAGCACTCTGTACATTTAGTGGCAGGAGCAAAGTTCCATGTATGGTCAGTGGAGCTCCCATTGAGCTCCTCTAAAGCCGAGGAAATCTAGCATAAGTACGCCAGATTTTAGCCACTAGATAAACTATACCGCGGCGAAAACAGTGCGACGTTGCTGCATACGATCTATCTTCAATATGTGTTGATAAATAGGCATTTTATACAGTGGGagtaaatgtgtttttcatcaCTTACATTCAGCACTGAAGTTGGTAGCGTTGGTGAACATTTCTCTGGCGAGTCCTCCCCATTGCTTGCTCAGCTTACCGATTTCCGTCTTCTTGTCTTTCGTAAGAATCTGTTACAACAGGAAGAAGAAACAGAAAGAGAGTGAAACTGCTTATGTATTTTCCATCAATTTTTTCAACTTGCAAAAAACGCTTTCAATTTCTACCTAAAACATCATGCCAAAAAACCCTTTTCTTAACTCATGGATATAGTCTCTACAACCTTACTGTTAACGAAGTCCTGGCTAGAATTCAATTATCAACAACACCATTGTACATTGTAATGGGCAATGGGAAACTTTCAGTGGTGGGGAGAGGGCTGTCGGGAGCTTGAACTGTTGTGTGGAGAGGGGGGCGGGCAGACCATAGGTACTGAAGGGCAGTGGGGATGATATTTCAGCAGGAGGGCCTATTGTCCGCATATGCCAGTGGAAGAGCAGTTACGAAAAGCTCAACTTTACCCTCTGAATTTTAAGGTCAACgtcaaaattatgtaaaatctGCCTATCAGCCTTCGAACATGTTTTTggaatgattttgtaaaattgaccgAATTCACCAGTTGGAGATACGATTTGATACCCTTGGATCGAAGGAAGCGTGTTAGATAATGTACAAGTCCTGTGCTTAGCGCAAGAATTTCAAAGGCGATTGTGCTGCGTTGACAGATTCAATCGATTGTACGTGTCTGCCCAGACTCAGTTACTATTAATATTCGCAGCTACGCCCTGCACCGTGAATAATATTTGGAATGAATCTGAATCAAAAGCATGAGTCGAGTCTGAGTATCAGCAATATGGTTCTTCATTGTCTTCGGGTGATATATGAACAAGCCTGACAACAGAGTCGGGATGATGTCGCACGAGGGCGCTCTAGAACGGATGGGCCTGATAATGATGATATGATTTTTATGGCTTCTTTCCAATTAAAttggaattattttttctgacaaGTTGTTGTATAATTTTGTTCGTCCGCTCGACTCATTCACTGTTTGTAGATATGatttatttgccattttgttggaataaatTCATTTTACGACTAAATACTAGTGAGCGTTTTCTAATCTTACCGTCTGGTGGCAAGATAGGCAATGGAAGTAATTATACTGATTGAAAACACATCTACCTGGAACACCTGATCCCAGGTACAGCATACACCCTGGCAGATACAGCATGGGCCTTTCACGATCAGAACCGGCTCACGATTGGCGTCAAGGATGTCAAACTCCGCCACCCAGCAGTATTGCCTTGGAAAAAACAAGGAAGACGTTGCGTCAAACAGTGAAACAACAGCAGCCATTTGCCACGAAAGTCTTTCTCCTTCTGTTCGCGTTTGTGCGCGTGCGCATATACATATCTAAACATGTCAACgatcgaaaaatatattttgattagGTGATTATCTCGATGTGTAGTGTGTTCTATATAGAGCGGACACACATGAAGTCAGAAGAGAATTTCATATCGGTTTTGAACAAGATTTGACAAGACAAGATGGACCAGATCGACCAATATCGACCAATATATGTTATattaacatgcatatatacacatacgAGCATACATACACGAATGTGGGAATGCATGTATACCTACATAATGTTCGTATATGAAGTCACGTAAGCATATATACGACCACATGCAAATACGCATACATACATCCGACACCATCCAAATAGGTATACTCCTGTAGATTTCAGTGTAAACTGTGTTTTTGTGGTTCTGCAGACCTGACTACATAAAATATACCACGTCACATACGTACCTTTGTCTAACATATCCAATGGGCGTACCCACTGGAGCTTCGATAGCAAGTTCAAAGGCACAGTGGTCTATGTTTGCGCACCAACAACAACCGGCACAGCACTTGAATTCACGGACCACTCGCATAACTTCCTACACAAGATGAACATAGTCAACGagacaaaaattacaagtttcTGTCATGAACCTCAAACCCAAAATGATGATATTTCACCCTCTCAATACATTAGCGTTCTTGATAAAGACAGTTCAACTCAACACCACGGAGATAGCTGCATTGGTTCCTTCGTTTGATAACTCTACATTTGACTCTATATTAAGATATTTCCGTACGATCTGCCTTTCGTGGCTTATGCAGTATAGACTGTCGGACTATTTAATCACCGTATAGAGGAAGATGCATCTCTGAAATGTGGCCGTTAGGATTCAACTATTTAATGGAAAATCGTGAATTTTAAGAATGTTGCGAAATTTTGGTTTAACTTTACGTCAAAATGTTCTTGTGATGATCGCGTACTCTTGCAGAGTGGTTCCTCTATCGGCAGACGATGGGCTAGATCAAATATATGTACATCATCCTGCATGTCACGACCCTCCATCTCCCCGGATATGACATTCATCATCAGTAAATCAGATAACTAAGAAGTACACATGGCCCGGTTGACTATGGTTGTTCTTTATTGTTACCTTAGAAAGTTGGTCATGACTGGTGAGACATTGCGACCTATCTAAGCGATATAAGTCGGTGAGCAGGTTTCTTTACACTGGGAAAGACATATCGTAACTTtattcaaaacaacaaaaagaaagaaaaaagccaACACAAACTGTCATAATTAACTTACAGCCTGTGAGTTGTCCACGATATGCATCATGAAGCCCCTAGCAGGACCACAGCATTGTCTCATGCAGAGGTCGGATTCTGAGAAGAAAGATATTATTGTCATTAAAGGGGCATAGCAAGGCCATGGTTCCCTCTAATCCACACATCCCTAACTTCCCTCTTCAACATTCTCTTCATGGAACACGCAGTTACTGCAACCTACTAAACATTTTGTTTAacaacagtattgtaaaatgtcgaaagggttgggggggggggggaggtcgtTTCCGGAGAACAAATAAGCAGACACTGCACGTACGTAGTGAAGTCGACTTCCTATCGACGCTTATGCTGTAAACTtaaattttacaccccattgtTGATAGGGTCAATCTGTGCATCGATGAATTTGTCCTGAATACGTGGATGCATAATATTTTTGGCGTGCTGTTACGTTATATCATCAATGCAAACATGATGTGCCCTTACTCCTGTCAATACTAGCATCCCTTACCTTCCCCAGCAAAATACACCTGTTGTCCCATGCTGTTCTTGATCTGGTAACGGTTGCGGCATTCCCATCCAGTGaacgctgtttttaaaagatcCAAGATACTGGACGTTAATGGCTATGCCGtgacacctgtgacgtcacagacgaaTCGCTCTAGCGtctgtgttttcattttgatgttcCAAGTTGAACCACACGGATGAGCCGTTGTCTTATTACAAATCTTCGACAGCCCTGTATCCTGTCATTCATTATGGCTTTCCCATAAAACATTTCGTTCTCACCCTTCCTGTCCCGTTGACGAATTTATCTCAAATCGAAAGATTCCTTTGATCAGAATGCACTTTCCTCAAAATAAGTACAAAATGCTCGGATCCTTAGATTTCTCGCCGAAAATAGGGCAAGTCGAACGGGAATATTTTGTTCGTTGTTTGTCAAGGAAATAGGGCAAATTACGTCTTCAAAATTGTGCAGCAATCAAACAAACGAAACTAAACTAATTGAAACCAACCGACCAATGAACAAGTGTTTATGGTTTGGGAGTATAGTCAGTCAGGTTCCTTACAACACATATGCCTattctaaaaacaaacaaacaaacaaacaaacaaacaaacaaacgaacaacaacaacaacaacaacgacaacaacaacaacgacaacaaacgTTTAAATGGTAATCAGTAAACTTACCTTCCATAAGTTCAACGACCTGATGAATCAAAACCTGGTCTATCTGAGTCAGGTACTCCAGACCTGGGGGACAGCCGAGAGGTGCCTGGGGAGCTGGCATCCACTGCGTGGGTTGCATCCCATGGGCGGCACCCATTGGCTGCCCGCTTACCTATGGAAACAAAGATGTGTGTGGCTGCCATCAATTATCTTACTTTCTTAGTTTGCTGTCTTCATGATGAGGTTTATTCAATTATTATAGCCATCAAATTATTGTTGTCTAACTTGAAGATGTCGCAG harbors:
- the LOC139137585 gene encoding phospholipid scramblase 1-like, whose product is MDKQPVSGQPMGAAHGMQPTQWMPAPQAPLGCPPGLEYLTQIDQVLIHQVVELMEAFTGWECRNRYQIKNSMGQQVYFAGEESDLCMRQCCGPARGFMMHIVDNSQAEVMRVVREFKCCAGCCWCANIDHCAFELAIEAPVGTPIGYVRQRQYCWVAEFDILDANREPVLIVKGPCCICQGVCCTWDQVFQILTKDKKTEIGKLSKQWGGLAREMFTNATNFSAEFPIDLDVKVKATLLAACFLIDFMFFENKNN